The Cucumis melo cultivar AY chromosome 6, USDA_Cmelo_AY_1.0, whole genome shotgun sequence genome includes a region encoding these proteins:
- the LOC103490969 gene encoding replication factor C subunit 2 isoform X1 yields MASSSGSSSNYDIPWVEKYRPNKVTDIVGNEDAVSRLQVIARDGNMPNLILSGPPGTGKTTSILALAHELLGPNYKEGVLELNASDDRGIDVVRNKIKMFAQKKVTLPPGRHKVVILDEADSMTTGAQQALRRTMEIYSNTTRFALACNTSSKIIEPIQSRCAIVRFSRLTDQEILGRLMVVIQAEKVPYVPEGLEAIIFTADGDMRQALNNLQATYSGFRFVNQDNVFKVCDQPHPLHVKNVVRNVLEGKFDDACAGLKQLYDLGYSPTDIITTLFRIIKNYDMAEYLKLEFMKETGFAHMRICDGVGSYLQLCGLLAKLSMVRETAKAP; encoded by the exons ATGGCGTCTTCTTCAGGCAGCAGTAGCAACTACGACATTCCATGGGTGGAGAAGTACAGGCCCAACAAGGTCACTGACATTGTGGGCAATGAAGATGCAGTTTCTCGTCTCCAAGTCATTGCTCGCGACGGCAACATGCCCAATCTCATATTATCT GGTCCGCCAGGAACTGGAAAGACAACCAGTATTTTGGCTCTTGCTCATGAGCTCTTGGGACCAAATTACAAGGAGGGTGTTCTGGAGCTTAATGCATCAGATGATAG GGGAATAGATGTTGTGAGGAACAAAATCAAGATGTTTGCTCAAAAGAAAGTAACCTTGCCTCCTGGTCGACACAAAGTGGTAATATTGGACGAAGCTGACAG CATGACAACTGGAGCACAACAAGCTTTGAGGCGTACAATGGAAATATATTCAAACACAACACGTTTTGCCCTTGCATGTAATACCTCCTCAAAAATTATTGAGCCTATTCAGAGTAGATGTGCAATTGTCCGATTTTCAAGATTAACAGATCAAGAGATCCTTGGGCGCCTCATGGTGGTGATTCAGGCAGAAAAG GTACCCTATGTTCCAGAAGGTCTTGAAGCAATCATTTTCACTGCTGATGGTGATATGAGGCAGGCGCTAAATAATTTGCAAGCTACATATAGTGGATTCCGCTTTGTAAACCAGGATAATGTTTTCAAG GTTTGTGATCAACCGCATCCGCTGCATGTGAAGAATGTGGtacgcaatgtgcttgaaggtaAATTTGACGATGCTTGTGCTGGCCTGAAGCAACTCTACGACTTAGGCTATTCTCCCACTGACATAATAACCACTCTTTTCCGTATCATTAAGAACTACGATATGGCTGAATATCTGAAACTGGAATTCATGAAG GAAACTGGGTTTGCCCATATGAGAATTTGTGATGGAGTCGGTTCTTACCTTCAGCTATGTGGTCTTTTGGCCAAGCTTTCCATGGTTCGTGAGACTGCAAAAGCACCATGA
- the LOC103490967 gene encoding pentatricopeptide repeat-containing protein At2g30780 produces MKQLWMFSVPRRLLVNRIIFAPSAFSLRNTNYCFLPHGLHTQSPSSSSPPPSISSFSLLTNLIELFSNKPSDHAILERSIMQKKVLEVSHELIQNAENSDKIMKILKDSEDLLLRKHADGLAFVELLKQLGSQPYLALEVLNWRRRQGGSFPLTAEEYAKGIAVAGRSKHIDLAVGLFTEASNKRVKATSTYNALMGVYMYNGLADKCNSLFRDLKRDADCVPNIVTYNILLSLFGRLMLVDHMEATMREIHDLNLSPNVNTYNHLLAGYITAWMWNRMEQTFMKMKSSSIKPNTETFLLMLRGYAHSDNLEKMEEMYHLLKDHVNENKFPLIRIMIYAYCRSSITDKVHKIDALLKLIPEEEYRAWLNCKLISIYAQADCLERMEHSINEAFEHGTSIYTARLMRCIIASYFRCNAVDKLINFVSRAESAGWRICRSLYHCKMVMFASQNRFEEMECVLDEMKNINMDWTKKTFYILYKAYSTSGCRYKANQVVGRMCKLGYGVPVDLDSSPS; encoded by the exons ATGAAGCAACTATGGATGTTCTCTGTTCCTCGTAGGCTCTTAGTAAATCGGATTATTTTTGCTCCGTCTGCTTTCTCTCTCAGGAACACGAATTATTGCTTTTTACCTCATGGCCTCCATACTCAATCTCCCTCCTCCTCCTCGCCTCCGCCCTCAATCTCTTCGTTTTCGTTGCTTACTAACCTTATTGAGTTATTTTCCAACAAGCCTTCTGACCATGCGATCTTGGAGAGAAGTATTATGCAAAAGAAGGTCTTGGAGGTGAGTCATGAACTGATTCAGAACGCAGAAAATTCTGATAAGataatgaaaatattgaaagaCAGTGAAGACTTGCTCCTAAGGAAACACGCCGACGGTTTGGCTTTTGTCGAGTTGCTGAAGCAGTTGGGTTCACAGCCTTACTTAGCATTGGAG GTGCTTAATTGGAGAAGAAGGCAAGGAGGTTCCTTTCCTTTAACTGCAGAGGAATATGCCAAGGGTATTGCAGTTGCAGGTAGATCTAAACATATTGACCTTGCAGTTGGGTTGTTCACTGAGGCTTCTAATAAAAGGGTCAAGGCAACCTCTACTTATAATGCATTGATGGGTGTTTACATGTATAATGGCTTGGCTGACAAGTGCAACTCATTGTTTCGGGATCTTAAGAGGGATGCAGATTGTGTTCCTAATATTGTAACATATAACATTTTATTATCGCTATTTGGTCGTTTGATGTTAGTTGATCACATGGAGGCTACCATGAGGGAAATACATGATTTGAATCTCTCACCTAACGTGAACACATACAATCATCTATTAGCTGGGTATATTACTGCATGGATGTGGAATAGAATGGAGCAAACCTTTATGAAGATGAAGTCGAGTTCAATAAAGCCCAACACTGAGACTTTTTTGTTAATGCTTCGTGGATATGCACATTCTGACAACCTTGAAAAGATGGAAGAGATGTATCACTTGTTAAAAGATCATGTCAATGAAAATAAATTCCCTCTTATTAGAATTATGATATATGCATATTGTAGGAGTTCTATAACAGATAAAGTGCATAAGATTGACGCTTTGTTGAAGCTTATTCCAGAAGAAGAATATAGAGCATGGTTGAATTGCAAATTGATAAGCATCTACGCTCAAGCAGATTGCTTAGAGAGAATGGAACATTCAATAAATGAAGCATTTGAGCATGGTACTTCAATCTATACGGCCCGTTTGATGCGCTGCATTATTGCCAGCTATTTTCGGTGTAATGCAGTGGACAAGCTGATAAACTTCGTTAGTCGTGCTGAATCTGCAGGCTGGAGAATCTGTCGGTCTTTATATCATTGTAAAATGGTTATGTTTGCATCACAAAATCGTTTTGAAGAAATGGAGTGTGTCCTTGATGAAATGAAAAATATCAACATGGATTGGACcaaaaaaacattttatattttgtataaggCCTACTCAACAAGTGGTTGCAGGTACAAGGCTAATCAAGTGGTAGGTCGTATGTGCAAGCTTGGGTATGGGGTTCCCGTGGACTTGGATTCATCACCATCTTGA
- the LOC103490970 gene encoding E3 ubiquitin-protein ligase At1g12760-like — protein MASSRSPNGSSDDILDTSPLMGTPNRSLDDTHSGRRFVQRQSLRQAARFLRQASSRRTMREPSMLVRETAAEQLEERQSDWAYSKPVVILDIVWNFAFVVVAATILVLSRNESPSMPLRLWIVGYAFQCILHMVCVCVEYRRRRQLRYSAFNSMDEGNSARAISGLGSRANSSHYVSLAQLDENDSSVAKHLESANTMFSFIWWIIGFYWVSAGGQSLAQASPLLYWLCIIFLGFDVFFVVFCVALACIIGIAVCCCLPCIIALLYAVADQEGATKEDVEQLSKFKFRKVENAEKFSSDVQEPLGGIMSECCTDSPIERPLLQEDAECCICLSAYEDGVELRELPCGHHFHCACVDKWLYINATCPLCKFNILKNSNLAQEEV, from the exons ATGGCATCTTCAAGGTCCCCGAATGGATCTTCAGACGATATTCTCGATACCTCCCCTTTGATGGGGACTCCGAATCGGTCGTTGGACGATACGCATTCGGGTCGGAGATTTGTGCAGAGGCAGAGTTTGCGTCAGGCGGCGAGGTTTCTTAGGCAAGCTAGTAGTCGGAGGACGATGCGTGAGCCGTCTATGTTGGTAAGAGAGACGGCTGCGGAGCAATTGGAGGAGAGGCAGAGTGATTGGGCGTATTCGAAGCCGGTTGTTATCCTTGATATCGTTTGGAATTTCgcttttgttgttgttgctgctaCCATCTTGGTTCTCAGCCGTAACGAGTCTCCTTCAATGCCTTTGAGACTGTGGATCGTGGGGTATGCGTTTCAATGTATTCTTCATATGGTGTGCGTTTGTGTTGAGTATCGTCGTCGCCGACAGCTACGATATTCGGCCTTTAATTCGATGGATGAGGGAAATTCTGCACGCGCGATTTCGGGATTGGGGTCGAGGGCAAACTCGAGTCATTATGTATCATTGGCTCAATTGGATGAGAACGATAGCAG TGTAGCAAAGCACCTTGAATCTGCAAATACAATGTTCTCCTTCATCTGGTGGATTATTGGATTCTATTGGGTATCTGCAGGAGGACAATCTTTAGCACAGGCCTCTCCCCTACTTTACTG GTTATGTATCATATTCTTGGGTTTTGATGTGTTCTTTGTGGTTTTCTGTGTTGCTTTGGCATGTATCATTGGAATTGCTGTTTGCTGCTGTCTTCCCTGTATCATTGCACTTTTATATGCTGTAGCGGACCAG GAAGGAGCAACCAAAGAAGATGTCGAACAGCtgtcaaaatttaaattcagaAAGGTTGAAAATGCCGAGAAATTCTCCTCCGATGTACAGGAACCTCTTGGTGGGATAATGTCTGAGTGTTGTACAGATTCACCCATTGAACGCCCCCTCTTGCAAGAGGATGCG gaGTGTTGCATCTGCCTTTCTGCATACGAGGATGGCGTTGAGCTACGAGAGCTCCCATGTGGTCATCACTTCCACTGTGCGTGCGTCGATAAATGGCTGTATATTAATGCCACCTGTCCTCTCTGCAAGTTCAACATCTTGAAAAATAGCAATCTTGCTCAAGAAGAAGTTTGA
- the LOC103490969 gene encoding replication factor C subunit 2 isoform X2, whose protein sequence is MKMQFLVSKSLLATATCPISYYLVRQELERQPVFWLLLMSSWDQITRRVFWSLMHQMIDVVRNKIKMFAQKKVTLPPGRHKVVILDEADSMTTGAQQALRRTMEIYSNTTRFALACNTSSKIIEPIQSRCAIVRFSRLTDQEILGRLMVVIQAEKVPYVPEGLEAIIFTADGDMRQALNNLQATYSGFRFVNQDNVFKVCDQPHPLHVKNVVRNVLEGKFDDACAGLKQLYDLGYSPTDIITTLFRIIKNYDMAEYLKLEFMKETGFAHMRICDGVGSYLQLCGLLAKLSMVRETAKAP, encoded by the exons ATGAAGATGCAGTTTCTCGTCTCCAAGTCATTGCTCGCGACGGCAACATGCCCAATCTCATATTATCT GGTCCGCCAGGAACTGGAAAGACAACCAGTATTTTGGCTCTTGCTCATGAGCTCTTGGGACCAAATTACAAGGAGGGTGTTCTGGAGCTTAATGCATCAGATGATAG ATGTTGTGAGGAACAAAATCAAGATGTTTGCTCAAAAGAAAGTAACCTTGCCTCCTGGTCGACACAAAGTGGTAATATTGGACGAAGCTGACAG CATGACAACTGGAGCACAACAAGCTTTGAGGCGTACAATGGAAATATATTCAAACACAACACGTTTTGCCCTTGCATGTAATACCTCCTCAAAAATTATTGAGCCTATTCAGAGTAGATGTGCAATTGTCCGATTTTCAAGATTAACAGATCAAGAGATCCTTGGGCGCCTCATGGTGGTGATTCAGGCAGAAAAG GTACCCTATGTTCCAGAAGGTCTTGAAGCAATCATTTTCACTGCTGATGGTGATATGAGGCAGGCGCTAAATAATTTGCAAGCTACATATAGTGGATTCCGCTTTGTAAACCAGGATAATGTTTTCAAG GTTTGTGATCAACCGCATCCGCTGCATGTGAAGAATGTGGtacgcaatgtgcttgaaggtaAATTTGACGATGCTTGTGCTGGCCTGAAGCAACTCTACGACTTAGGCTATTCTCCCACTGACATAATAACCACTCTTTTCCGTATCATTAAGAACTACGATATGGCTGAATATCTGAAACTGGAATTCATGAAG GAAACTGGGTTTGCCCATATGAGAATTTGTGATGGAGTCGGTTCTTACCTTCAGCTATGTGGTCTTTTGGCCAAGCTTTCCATGGTTCGTGAGACTGCAAAAGCACCATGA
- the LOC103490968 gene encoding RHOMBOID-like protein 2, giving the protein MGSRDLERGGAKTNNAPGYYSNSYYQETSEKQWTSWLVPMFVVANVAMFIVVMYVNNCPKHNLGSEECVARFLGRFSFEPLRVNPLFGPSSSTLQKLGALEWEKIVHGHQAWRLITGIWLHAGVIHLLANMLSLVFIGIRLEQQFGFIRVGILYLLSGLGGSILSSLFIQNNISVGASGALFGLLGAMLSELLTNWTIYTDKAAALITLIVIIVINLAVGILPHVDNFAHIGGFLTGFLLGFVLLLRPQFGWIERRHLPANSRAVPKHKLYQYILCFVALALLIVGFTMGLVMLFRGENGNNHCSWCHYLSCVPTSKWECGN; this is encoded by the exons ATGGGTAGTCGAGATCTGGAGAGAGGAGGGGCTAAAACCAATAACGCACCTGGGTATTACTCAAATTCCTATTACCAAGAAACCTCGGAGAAACAATGGACTTCTTGGTTGGTTCCTATGTTCGTGGTGGCTAATGTTGCTATGTTCATTGTGGTTATGTATGTTAATAACTGTCCTAAACACAATCTGGGTTCTGAGGAATGTGTTGCCAGGTTTTTAGGAAGGTTTTCTTTTGAGCCTCTTAGAGTGAATCCTCTATTTGGTCCTTCTTCTTCCAC ACTACAGAAACTGGGAGCCCTGGAATGGGAAAAAATCGTTCATGGACATCAAGCATGGAGACTCATCACGGGTATTTGGCTACATGCTGGAGTCATTCATTTGCTTGCAAATATGTTGAGCTTGGTATTTATTGGGATTCGCCTCGAACAACAATTCGGATTCA TTCGGGTGGGAATACTATACTTGCTTTCGGGTTTAGGTGGAAGCATATTATCTTCTCTTTTCATACAAAACAACATCTCTGTTGGTGCATCTGGTGCTTTGTTTGGGCTTCTTGGTGCAATGTTATCAGAACTTCTGACAAACTGGACTATATATACAGATAAG GCTGCAGCTCTCATCACACTCATTGTAATCATCGTCATTAATTTGGCTGTTGGGATTCTTCCTCATGTGGATAACTTTGCCCATATTGGTGGGTTCTTGACAGGCTTTCTTCTTGGCTTTGTTTTACTTctccgtcctcagttcggatggATAGAACGACGACATCTCCCTGCAAATTCTCGCGCTGTACCCAAGCACAAGCTTTACCAATATATTTTATGCTTTGTGGCCCTCGCTCTTCTAATTGTCGG ATTCACGATGGGGTTGGTAATGCTATTTCGAGGCGAAAACGGAAACAACCATTGCAGCTGGTGTCATTATCTAAGTTGTGTGCCAACATCAAAATGGGAATGCGGGAATTGA